The following are from one region of the Noviherbaspirillum sedimenti genome:
- a CDS encoding C13 family peptidase produces MNTIARRMDREKDILFLFLTSHGSKKHELTLNQNGIELRDLEAKELGKLLKESGIRWKVVLVSACYAGGFIDPLKDEHTMVIAAARHDRTSFGCSDENDFTYFGKAFFQESLPGARSFGEAFRTARTLVAQWEAKDFNKVEGGKDDEQMHSEPQIHHPGLIEQYLDRWRAQLVTPRPGMAGPMSKSVSDEK; encoded by the coding sequence GTGAACACGATCGCCAGGCGGATGGACAGGGAAAAAGACATCCTGTTCCTATTCCTGACCAGTCATGGATCGAAAAAACATGAATTGACGCTGAACCAGAACGGCATCGAATTGCGTGATCTCGAAGCAAAGGAACTCGGCAAGCTGTTGAAGGAGTCTGGCATTCGCTGGAAAGTGGTGCTGGTCTCGGCTTGTTATGCAGGCGGGTTCATCGATCCGCTCAAGGATGAGCATACGATGGTGATTGCCGCCGCGCGCCATGACCGTACCTCATTCGGCTGTTCGGATGAAAATGATTTTACCTATTTCGGCAAGGCGTTTTTCCAGGAGTCCTTGCCGGGTGCCCGATCCTTTGGAGAAGCCTTCCGCACCGCCCGTACCCTGGTGGCGCAATGGGAAGCCAAAGATTTCAACAAGGTCGAAGGCGGCAAGGATGACGAACAAATGCATTCGGAACCGCAAATCCATCACCCCGGATTGATCGAGCAATACCTCGATCGTTGGCGGGCGCAGCTCGTGACGCCCCGGCCGGGCATGGCAGGGCCAATGTCTAAATCAGTATCCGATGAAAAATAA
- a CDS encoding DUF294 nucleotidyltransferase-like domain-containing protein, whose product MEKIVNLDLDAAFGNNTAAARGFARDLDRVRLALAEANDSAAMQKVAAELRALARRALEMAPAEVLTRLISALNDALTRRVIALVCAQAQMSQLAPSDWCWIALGSEGRQEQTFVSDQDNGIIFADCDDPDARRAQLLPLALRINLMLADCGFALCRGNIMASNPQCCLSLHEWRGRFLAWMIEGDPQALLNATIFFDFRPLHGAAGLAHTLCAWLAANAADNPRFLLQMSENALRREAPLGLLRDFAVEKNGPFAGTIDLKLQAATLFVDAARVFCLACGSYASNTADRLRLAAQEQLLDASEAAAWIQAFYFIQRLRLTTQHASDVRGEDMHNHVDPARLAVADRRALLAALRQTRTLQQHLALAHPGSGREG is encoded by the coding sequence ATGGAGAAAATCGTCAATCTCGACCTCGATGCCGCTTTCGGCAACAACACGGCGGCGGCGCGCGGCTTCGCCCGTGATCTGGATCGCGTACGCCTGGCCCTTGCCGAGGCAAACGATAGCGCAGCCATGCAGAAGGTCGCCGCCGAACTGCGTGCACTGGCGCGGCGCGCCCTCGAAATGGCGCCGGCCGAAGTCCTGACCCGGCTGATCTCTGCGCTCAACGATGCGCTGACACGCAGGGTGATCGCGCTGGTGTGCGCGCAGGCGCAAATGTCGCAATTGGCGCCGTCGGACTGGTGCTGGATCGCGCTGGGCAGCGAGGGGCGGCAGGAACAGACCTTCGTCAGCGACCAGGACAATGGCATCATTTTCGCTGACTGCGACGACCCCGATGCGCGGCGCGCGCAACTATTGCCGCTGGCCTTGCGCATCAACCTGATGCTGGCCGACTGCGGCTTTGCTCTGTGCCGCGGCAATATCATGGCAAGCAATCCGCAGTGTTGCCTCAGCCTGCACGAATGGCGCGGGCGCTTCCTCGCGTGGATGATCGAGGGGGATCCGCAGGCGCTGTTGAATGCCACCATTTTTTTTGACTTCCGCCCGCTGCATGGCGCGGCTGGACTGGCGCACACGCTGTGCGCCTGGCTGGCGGCGAACGCCGCAGATAATCCGCGCTTCCTGTTGCAGATGAGTGAAAACGCCTTGCGCCGCGAGGCGCCGCTCGGCCTGCTGCGCGACTTCGCGGTGGAAAAAAACGGCCCGTTCGCTGGCACCATCGACCTGAAACTGCAGGCTGCCACGCTGTTCGTCGATGCTGCACGCGTCTTTTGCCTGGCCTGCGGCAGCTACGCCAGCAATACCGCCGATCGGCTGCGACTGGCGGCACAGGAACAGCTGCTGGATGCGAGCGAGGCGGCGGCATGGATACAGGCGTTTTATTTCATCCAGCGATTGCGGCTGACAACTCAGCACGCCAGTGACGTGCGCGGCGAGGACATGCACAACCATGTCGATCCTGCCCGTCTTGCAGTAGCCGACCGGCGTGCCCTGCTTGCTGCCTTGCGACAGACGCGGACATTGCAGCAGCACCTGGCGCTGGCGCATCCGGGCAGCGGCCGGGAGGGGTAG
- a CDS encoding acetyl-CoA hydrolase/transferase family protein: protein MPDNLEQRIRSSQLRDKITTATAAAAWIKDGMTIGMSGFTRAGDAKVVPLALAERARHEPLKVTLLTGASLGGEADRQLTEAGALVRRMPFQGDPTLRAAINSGEVMYVDQHLSETVEFLRSGQIAPVDVAIIEAIAITETGAIIPTTSVGNSASFAILADKVIVEINLAHALELEGLHDIFIPKRRPLREPVPLTKVSDRVGTTAIEIPAEKIVAIVITNQPDSTAANLPPDADTAAIAGHLVEFFKKEVAAGRLTERLMPLQAGIGTIANAVMSGLIDSPFKHLTMYSEVLQDSTFELFDAGKMDFASGSSITLSPRKAGEVFSNFSKYKDRLVLRPQEISNYPELVRRLGIIAINTALEADIYGNVNSTHVMGTNMMNGIGGSGDFARNAYLAVFATKSVAKGGKISSIVPMVAHTDHSSHDVDILVTEIGLADLRGLAPRERALAIINNCVAEPYKQMLQEYVAAANARGGQTPHILEKALSWHVNFLQHGSMLPAAVAADLMQAA from the coding sequence ATGCCGGACAATCTCGAACAACGGATTCGCTCGTCGCAGCTGCGCGACAAAATTACCACCGCTACCGCGGCGGCAGCATGGATCAAGGATGGCATGACGATCGGCATGAGCGGCTTCACCCGCGCCGGCGATGCCAAGGTGGTGCCGCTGGCGCTGGCCGAGCGCGCCCGCCACGAACCCCTGAAGGTGACCCTGCTGACCGGCGCTTCGCTGGGCGGCGAAGCTGACCGTCAATTGACCGAGGCGGGCGCCCTGGTGCGCCGCATGCCTTTCCAGGGCGACCCGACGCTGCGCGCAGCAATCAACAGCGGCGAAGTGATGTACGTCGACCAGCACTTGTCGGAAACCGTCGAGTTCCTGCGCAGCGGTCAGATCGCCCCGGTCGATGTGGCGATCATCGAGGCGATTGCCATCACCGAAACCGGCGCCATCATCCCCACGACTTCGGTGGGCAACAGCGCCAGCTTTGCGATTCTTGCCGACAAGGTCATTGTTGAAATCAACCTCGCGCATGCGCTGGAACTGGAAGGCTTGCACGATATCTTCATTCCCAAGCGCCGCCCATTGCGCGAGCCGGTGCCATTGACGAAAGTATCCGACCGCGTCGGTACAACCGCGATCGAAATCCCGGCGGAAAAAATCGTCGCGATCGTCATCACCAACCAGCCTGACAGCACCGCGGCAAACCTGCCGCCGGATGCGGATACCGCGGCGATTGCCGGCCATCTGGTGGAGTTTTTCAAGAAGGAAGTTGCGGCGGGCCGCCTGACCGAGCGCCTGATGCCTTTGCAGGCCGGTATCGGCACCATTGCCAACGCCGTGATGTCGGGCCTGATCGACAGTCCCTTCAAGCACCTGACGATGTATTCGGAAGTGCTGCAGGATTCGACTTTCGAATTGTTTGATGCCGGCAAGATGGATTTTGCCTCGGGTTCGTCGATCACGCTGTCGCCGCGCAAGGCCGGCGAAGTCTTCAGCAATTTCTCGAAGTACAAGGATCGCCTGGTCCTGCGGCCGCAAGAGATCAGCAATTATCCCGAGCTGGTGCGCCGCCTGGGCATCATCGCCATCAATACCGCGCTGGAAGCCGATATCTACGGCAACGTCAATTCCACCCATGTCATGGGCACGAACATGATGAACGGCATCGGCGGATCCGGCGATTTTGCCCGCAATGCCTACCTGGCGGTGTTTGCCACCAAGTCGGTCGCCAAGGGCGGCAAGATTTCCAGCATCGTGCCGATGGTCGCGCATACCGACCACAGTTCGCATGATGTGGATATCCTGGTCACCGAGATCGGCCTGGCCGACCTGCGCGGGCTGGCGCCGCGCGAACGCGCACTAGCCATCATCAACAATTGCGTGGCCGAGCCATACAAGCAAATGCTGCAGGAGTACGTCGCCGCAGCCAACGCACGCGGCGGCCAGACCCCGCATATCCTGGAAAAAGCCCTGTCATGGCATGTGAATTTCCTGCAGCATGGCAGCATGTTGCCCGCGGCCGTCGCGGCTGACCTGATGCAGGCCGCCTGA
- a CDS encoding erythromycin esterase family protein: protein MAAHIDSRLVGAVTAAALPLHGDASDYDPLLQLVGDARFVLLGEASHGSHEFYRERARITRRLIAELGFTAVAVEADWPDAYRVNRYVRGKGDDRDGDAALSGFKRFPTWMWRNTDVLEFVEWLHDWNRRLPSSMPQTGFYGLDLYSLFTSMAELLRYLDQVDPPAAQQARARYACFDHYGGDSQRYGYGASLDLSASCEDAVIAQLREMQGRAFDYVRREEADAAEAWFHAQQNARLVMHAEEYYRTMFRGRVSSWNLRDRHMADTLEALAQHLSHGAGKPARIVVWEHNSHVGDARATDMGDQGEWTLGQLAREAYGRQAVLVGFTTHHGTVTAASDWDAPAERKRVRPALSGSIEAAFHHSGVPRFLLPLNAANPATQALAGQYLERAIGVIYRPQTERHSHYLHARLTRQFDAVLHFDETRAVEPLEPSSGWHAGEAPETYPAGI from the coding sequence ATGGCGGCGCACATCGATTCCCGCCTCGTCGGCGCAGTTACGGCGGCGGCGCTGCCGCTGCATGGCGACGCCAGCGATTACGATCCACTTCTGCAACTGGTCGGCGACGCCCGCTTCGTGCTGCTCGGCGAAGCCAGCCACGGCAGCCACGAGTTCTATCGCGAGCGCGCGCGCATCACCCGGCGCCTGATCGCCGAACTGGGGTTTACCGCCGTGGCGGTCGAGGCCGACTGGCCGGACGCCTACCGCGTCAACCGTTACGTGCGCGGCAAAGGCGATGACCGCGACGGCGATGCCGCCTTATCCGGCTTCAAGCGCTTTCCGACCTGGATGTGGCGCAATACCGACGTGCTCGAATTCGTCGAATGGCTGCATGACTGGAATCGGCGCCTGCCGTCGTCGATGCCGCAGACCGGCTTTTACGGGCTCGACCTGTACAGCCTGTTTACCTCGATGGCGGAATTGTTGCGCTACCTCGACCAGGTCGATCCGCCGGCAGCGCAGCAGGCGCGCGCGCGTTACGCCTGCTTCGACCACTACGGCGGCGACAGCCAGCGCTACGGCTACGGCGCCAGCCTCGACCTGTCGGCCTCCTGCGAAGATGCGGTGATTGCGCAACTGCGCGAAATGCAGGGACGCGCCTTCGATTATGTGCGCCGCGAGGAAGCCGATGCGGCGGAAGCCTGGTTCCACGCGCAGCAGAATGCGCGGCTGGTGATGCATGCCGAGGAATACTATCGCACCATGTTCCGCGGCCGCGTCTCGTCCTGGAACCTGCGTGACCGCCACATGGCCGACACGCTCGAGGCGCTGGCGCAGCACCTGTCGCATGGCGCAGGCAAGCCGGCCAGGATCGTGGTGTGGGAGCACAACTCCCATGTCGGCGACGCCCGCGCCACCGACATGGGCGACCAGGGCGAATGGACGCTCGGACAACTGGCGCGCGAAGCATATGGCAGGCAGGCGGTGCTGGTCGGCTTCACCACCCATCACGGCACCGTCACGGCCGCCTCCGACTGGGATGCGCCGGCCGAGCGCAAGCGCGTGCGCCCGGCCCTGTCCGGCAGTATCGAGGCGGCATTCCACCACAGCGGCGTGCCGCGCTTCCTGTTGCCCCTGAACGCGGCGAATCCCGCCACGCAAGCGCTCGCCGGACAGTACCTGGAGCGCGCCATCGGCGTGATCTACCGGCCGCAGACGGAACGCCACAGCCACTACCTGCATGCGCGCTTGACACGGCAGTTCGACGCCGTGCTGCATTTCGACGAAACCCGCGCGGTCGAGCCGCTGGAACCCTCCAGCGGCTGGCATGCGGGCGAAGCACCGGAGACCTACCCGGCGGGGATTTAG
- a CDS encoding IS630 family transposase produces MILTKSERMELQQQVSARNGRADTARRARLILLLADGHTWADIRAKLDCSDSFIDLWSKRFSADRLAGLFSRHAGRERYKVTDRIEARVLARTTKHKPADGSTHWSTRKLAAELGGGISHMAVARIWTKHGIKPHRLEGYLASNDPDFETKAADVIGLYMNPPQHAAVFCVDEKTAIQALDRKDPVLPLSPGRAERHGFEYYRHGTLSLYAAFNTRTGEVLGKTAVRHTSAEFVAFLTDIVANQPKGKEIHVIADNLSAHKTKLVAAFLEAHPTVHMHFTPTYSSWLNQVELWFAKIERDVIARGVFTSLTDLKRKLMRYIRHYNTQPKPVKWKYFDPSKRITPESIVTVH; encoded by the coding sequence ATGATACTCACCAAAAGCGAACGCATGGAGCTCCAACAACAGGTCAGTGCGAGGAATGGACGGGCAGATACTGCACGTCGCGCCCGGCTGATTTTGCTGCTGGCCGATGGCCATACCTGGGCCGATATCCGCGCCAAGCTCGATTGCAGCGACAGCTTCATTGATCTCTGGAGCAAGCGTTTTTCCGCAGACCGGCTTGCCGGACTGTTTTCGCGCCATGCCGGGCGGGAACGCTACAAGGTCACCGACCGCATCGAGGCACGCGTACTGGCCCGAACCACGAAACACAAACCGGCCGATGGTTCGACGCACTGGTCGACACGCAAGCTGGCTGCCGAACTGGGCGGGGGGATTTCGCACATGGCGGTCGCGCGCATTTGGACCAAGCATGGCATCAAGCCGCATCGCCTCGAAGGCTATCTCGCCTCCAACGATCCCGACTTTGAAACCAAGGCCGCCGATGTGATTGGCCTCTACATGAATCCGCCCCAGCACGCGGCCGTGTTTTGCGTGGACGAAAAAACTGCGATCCAGGCGCTGGATCGGAAAGACCCAGTGCTGCCGTTGTCGCCCGGACGCGCCGAACGCCATGGATTCGAATACTACCGGCACGGCACGCTGTCGTTGTATGCCGCCTTCAACACCAGGACTGGCGAGGTGCTGGGCAAGACCGCTGTGCGACACACCTCGGCTGAGTTCGTGGCCTTCCTCACAGACATCGTCGCCAACCAACCCAAGGGCAAAGAAATCCACGTCATCGCCGACAATCTCTCCGCGCACAAAACCAAGCTCGTCGCGGCATTTCTGGAGGCGCATCCCACGGTGCATATGCATTTCACTCCTACATATTCATCCTGGCTGAATCAGGTCGAACTGTGGTTTGCAAAAATCGAACGCGACGTCATTGCGCGGGGCGTTTTCACATCGCTGACTGATCTCAAGAGAAAACTCATGCGTTACATCCGTCACTACAACACCCAGCCAAAGCCAGTGAAGTGGAAGTACTTCGATCCAAGCAAGCGAATCACTCCCGAATCAATTGTTACAGTCCACTAG
- a CDS encoding 3'-5' exonuclease — MLARLFARYRFALTLTLLLALQMAIVAAFLLVAGSALAAGQRAALLAALALLLLLALGMALKALFDAYLAPLARLGEETALLAANPAHRVAPQGAGEVRALAARLNVLAAASQALRDEGQARVALAGRALAEEKQRLAALMSELAVGVLVCNVGGRILLYNKRARQLLAGGAHGVAGIGSETAPIGLGRSLFGMIERGLVVHALEQIQYRLRQHAPDDAGGQQVAASRFVATLAGGLLVRARMAPVLDEAGALNGFVLVLEDITREVEADSRRDALLQALTRDARAALANLRAAVETMQSFPDMEEARRLRFIAVIDDESQRLVREVGRALREHGGEPDSRREFEEMRALDLLALLQRRIESPALRVRLAAETDIDTAADTAAVTGTVAGTVAGAGADTATAAVATGAAELWLAVDSYALSRALATWCQRLADEAGVTELRLGVRRAGGLARFELSWAGAAPGAQALQAWEQLPQAPGAGDAAGGLGAVLVRHAGESVYRFDAASGQSRYCLLLPASAAPAPLEIAARGAGRPVFYDFDLFQQAGEDAGLDQMPLVQISYTVFDTETTGLQPAGGDEIISIGAVRIVNCRLLQQEYFDRLIRPRCPLSDESIAIHGITEAMLAAQPRVEQVLPQFQRFTEDTVLVAHNAAFDLRFLQMQEAHTGVRLRQPVLDTLLLSQVIHPNQSEHTLEAIAARLGVTVVGRHTALGDAIVTGEVFLRMLPLLAEQGIRTLAQARDAEQQTRYARLRY, encoded by the coding sequence ATGCTTGCGAGGCTATTCGCCAGATACCGCTTCGCGTTAACGCTGACGCTGTTGCTGGCGCTGCAGATGGCGATCGTCGCGGCATTCTTGCTGGTTGCCGGTAGCGCCCTGGCGGCGGGCCAGCGCGCGGCGCTGCTGGCGGCGCTGGCCTTGCTGTTGCTGCTGGCGCTGGGCATGGCCTTGAAGGCGCTGTTCGATGCCTATCTTGCGCCGCTGGCGCGCCTCGGCGAGGAGACGGCATTGCTGGCGGCGAATCCGGCGCATCGCGTCGCGCCGCAGGGGGCAGGCGAGGTGCGCGCGCTGGCTGCCAGGCTGAACGTACTGGCGGCTGCCAGCCAGGCATTGCGTGACGAAGGCCAGGCGCGGGTCGCACTGGCCGGCCGCGCACTGGCGGAAGAAAAGCAGCGCCTGGCGGCCTTGATGTCCGAGCTGGCGGTCGGCGTCCTGGTGTGCAATGTCGGGGGCCGCATTTTGCTCTACAACAAGCGCGCGCGGCAATTGCTGGCGGGCGGCGCGCACGGCGTCGCAGGCATTGGATCGGAGACGGCGCCGATCGGGCTGGGCCGTTCGCTGTTCGGGATGATCGAGCGCGGCCTGGTGGTGCATGCGCTGGAACAGATTCAATATCGCCTGCGTCAGCATGCGCCGGACGATGCGGGGGGGCAGCAAGTGGCGGCATCACGCTTCGTTGCGACCCTGGCCGGCGGACTGCTGGTGCGCGCACGGATGGCGCCGGTGCTCGATGAGGCAGGCGCGCTGAACGGCTTCGTGCTGGTGCTGGAAGACATTACCCGCGAGGTGGAAGCCGATAGCCGCCGCGACGCCTTGCTGCAGGCGCTGACCCGGGATGCGCGGGCAGCGCTGGCCAATCTGCGCGCGGCGGTGGAAACCATGCAATCCTTTCCGGATATGGAGGAGGCCAGGCGCCTGCGCTTCATTGCCGTCATTGACGACGAGTCGCAACGCCTGGTGCGCGAGGTCGGGCGCGCGCTGCGCGAGCATGGCGGCGAGCCCGACAGCCGCCGCGAGTTCGAGGAAATGCGCGCGCTCGATCTGTTGGCGCTGCTGCAGCGGCGGATCGAATCGCCGGCGTTGCGCGTGCGCCTTGCTGCCGAAACTGATATCGATACTGCCGCCGATACTGCCGCCGTGACCGGGACTGTGGCCGGGACTGTGGCCGGGGCCGGGGCTGATACTGCCACGGCCGCCGTCGCTACCGGTGCTGCCGAACTGTGGCTGGCGGTCGACAGCTATGCGCTGAGCCGGGCGCTGGCAACGTGGTGCCAGCGGCTGGCCGATGAGGCCGGCGTGACCGAGTTGCGCCTTGGAGTGCGGCGGGCCGGCGGCCTGGCCCGGTTCGAATTGTCATGGGCAGGCGCGGCGCCGGGGGCGCAGGCGTTGCAGGCATGGGAGCAGTTACCGCAGGCGCCTGGCGCCGGTGACGCGGCGGGTGGCCTGGGCGCCGTGCTGGTGCGCCACGCCGGCGAGTCCGTGTATCGCTTTGATGCCGCCAGCGGCCAGTCGCGCTATTGCCTGCTGCTGCCGGCCAGCGCGGCGCCGGCGCCGCTGGAGATCGCCGCCCGCGGCGCGGGCCGGCCGGTATTCTATGACTTCGACCTGTTTCAGCAAGCCGGCGAGGATGCCGGGCTCGATCAAATGCCACTGGTGCAAATCAGCTATACGGTGTTCGATACCGAAACCACCGGCTTGCAGCCGGCCGGCGGCGATGAAATCATTTCCATCGGTGCGGTGCGCATCGTCAATTGCCGCCTGCTGCAACAGGAATACTTCGACCGCCTGATCCGCCCGCGCTGTCCGCTTTCGGATGAGTCGATCGCCATTCACGGCATCACCGAGGCGATGCTGGCGGCGCAGCCGCGCGTCGAACAGGTGCTGCCGCAATTCCAGCGCTTTACCGAAGACACGGTACTGGTCGCGCACAATGCTGCTTTCGACCTGCGCTTCCTGCAGATGCAGGAGGCGCACACCGGCGTGCGCCTGCGCCAGCCGGTGCTCGACACGCTCTTGCTGTCGCAGGTGATTCACCCCAACCAGAGCGAGCATACGCTGGAGGCGATTGCCGCCCGGCTCGGGGTGACGGTGGTCGGGCGTCACACGGCACTGGGTGATGCCATTGTCACCGGCGAAGTGTTTCTGCGGATGCTGCCGCTGCTGGCGGAACAGGGCATCCGCACGCTGGCGCAGGCGCGCGACGCCGAGCAGCAGACCCGTTATGCGCGCTTGCGCTATTGA
- a CDS encoding MORN repeat-containing protein — MMRLISMAGAILLLAFSSAASAGNAAPKSASLPAASSSPGTGAPLHPDALTADGGKYYGPLVDGKLHGTGMIEWANGIRYEGEFEHGQFSGKGKLKSTSFEYEGEFRNGMMAGHGRSVGTDGAVYVGQFANQLFHGHGRYETAGKESYEGDFVKGEFDGNGVHQRSDGSRHAGSFRDWRAHGLGTYTDTKGNIYEGVFADGDLNGKARLSGKDGRRYEGEFRNWQYHGQGVFRAANGDEYKGGFAYGVFDGNGTYTYARPQKDGRVKDVGTWRYGRLEDPAAERQAKDNVEIALYNQNALLARTLAALSPREPGKINLYLLAVGGDGSQEVFRREVEFVRTQFDRDFGTQGRSVALINSRSTVAKVPMATLTSGL, encoded by the coding sequence ATGATGCGTTTGATTTCAATGGCTGGCGCGATATTGCTGCTTGCGTTCAGCAGTGCGGCATCTGCCGGGAATGCGGCGCCGAAGAGCGCCTCGCTGCCGGCCGCTTCATCTTCACCCGGCACCGGCGCGCCGCTGCATCCTGACGCGCTCACCGCGGATGGCGGCAAATATTATGGCCCCTTGGTCGACGGCAAGCTGCACGGGACCGGTATGATCGAATGGGCGAATGGCATCCGATATGAAGGCGAGTTCGAACATGGGCAGTTTTCAGGAAAAGGAAAACTCAAGTCGACAAGCTTTGAATACGAGGGGGAATTCAGGAATGGCATGATGGCCGGTCACGGGCGCTCTGTCGGAACCGACGGCGCAGTCTATGTCGGCCAGTTCGCAAACCAGCTTTTTCATGGACACGGTCGCTATGAAACTGCCGGGAAGGAGTCTTATGAGGGCGATTTCGTCAAGGGCGAATTTGACGGTAATGGCGTGCATCAGCGCAGCGATGGTTCCCGGCATGCTGGCTCCTTCCGGGACTGGCGTGCGCACGGTCTGGGTACATATACGGACACGAAAGGCAATATTTATGAAGGCGTTTTCGCAGATGGCGATCTGAACGGAAAAGCGCGGCTGAGCGGTAAGGACGGCCGTCGCTACGAAGGTGAATTCAGGAACTGGCAATACCATGGTCAGGGCGTTTTCCGCGCTGCCAACGGCGATGAATACAAAGGCGGGTTTGCGTACGGCGTATTCGATGGTAATGGCACTTATACATATGCAAGACCGCAGAAAGACGGTCGCGTCAAAGATGTCGGCACCTGGCGCTACGGACGATTGGAAGATCCTGCGGCGGAGCGGCAGGCGAAGGACAATGTCGAAATTGCCTTGTACAACCAGAATGCATTGCTCGCCAGGACCCTGGCAGCTTTATCGCCGCGTGAACCTGGAAAAATCAATCTTTATCTGCTGGCTGTCGGCGGCGATGGTTCGCAAGAAGTTTTTCGACGGGAAGTGGAATTTGTCCGGACGCAGTTTGATCGTGATTTCGGCACACAAGGACGTTCGGTGGCCTTGATCAATAGTCGCAGCACAGTTGCGAAAGTGCCCATGGCGACACTGACTAGTGGACTGTAA
- the hpaR gene encoding homoprotocatechuate degradation operon regulator HpaR, whose translation MQPRITYRNLPQLLLKAREQLMSNFRPTLNRFGVTEQQWRILRALDEYEQLEPREICEMCQILSPSMAGVLARMEDLGLISRNRMPEDQRRVMVRLAAKGDQLITEIAPLIDARYREMEQAFGKEVFDDVFKALENFIEADQRRAPAAKQAPVLDGGTAPMPRKDRKAPGKA comes from the coding sequence ATGCAGCCCCGCATTACCTACCGAAACCTGCCGCAGCTATTGCTCAAGGCGCGCGAGCAGCTGATGTCGAATTTCCGCCCCACACTGAACCGGTTCGGCGTGACCGAACAACAATGGCGCATCCTGCGGGCGCTGGATGAATATGAGCAACTTGAACCGAGAGAAATCTGCGAGATGTGCCAGATCCTCAGCCCCAGCATGGCCGGCGTGCTGGCGCGCATGGAAGACCTGGGCCTGATCAGCCGCAACCGCATGCCGGAAGACCAGCGCCGCGTCATGGTGCGGCTGGCGGCGAAAGGTGACCAGCTGATCACGGAAATCGCGCCGCTGATCGATGCCCGCTACCGCGAGATGGAACAGGCCTTCGGCAAGGAAGTGTTCGATGACGTGTTCAAGGCGCTGGAGAATTTCATCGAAGCAGACCAGCGCCGGGCACCGGCTGCAAAGCAAGCGCCGGTGCTGGATGGCGGCACAGCACCGATGCCGCGTAAGGACCGCAAGGCGCCGGGCAAGGCTTAG
- a CDS encoding response regulator transcription factor, with translation MRSKILIVDDEPNIVLSLEFLMQQSGYDVAIARDGAQALQQMAAFQPDLVLLDVMLPMINGFEVCQQIRENPAWNAVKIVMLSAKGRESEVSKGLALGADAYVTKPFSTKELVGQVAGLLAGGA, from the coding sequence ATGCGCAGCAAGATACTGATCGTCGACGATGAGCCCAATATCGTGCTGTCGCTCGAATTCCTCATGCAGCAAAGCGGCTATGACGTTGCCATCGCGCGCGATGGCGCGCAAGCATTGCAACAGATGGCCGCCTTCCAGCCCGATCTGGTTTTGCTTGATGTCATGCTGCCGATGATCAATGGCTTCGAGGTGTGCCAGCAAATCCGCGAAAACCCAGCCTGGAATGCGGTGAAGATCGTGATGCTGTCGGCCAAGGGCCGTGAATCGGAGGTGAGCAAGGGCCTGGCCCTGGGGGCCGATGCCTATGTCACCAAACCATTTTCCACCAAAGAGCTGGTCGGGCAAGTGGCAGGCCTGCTCGCTGGCGGCGCTTGA